A stretch of the Haloarcula ordinaria genome encodes the following:
- a CDS encoding AbrB/MazE/SpoVT family DNA-binding domain-containing protein produces MADEDDGLAWPPMFRGMQQASEQAMEQQQEMMKQLFAGGGMPSFDMNQLGAMSQMATFKTRVQSGGRISIPDAEREALDIEEGDIVQAVVLPVKRTSQE; encoded by the coding sequence ATGGCCGACGAGGACGACGGTCTGGCGTGGCCCCCGATGTTCCGGGGGATGCAACAGGCCAGCGAGCAGGCGATGGAACAGCAGCAGGAGATGATGAAGCAGTTGTTCGCTGGCGGTGGGATGCCGAGCTTCGATATGAATCAGCTCGGCGCGATGAGCCAGATGGCGACCTTCAAGACCCGCGTGCAGAGCGGCGGTCGCATCAGCATCCCCGACGCCGAGCGCGAGGCCCTCGACATCGAAGAGGGAGATATCGTCCAGGCAGTCGTCCTCCCGGTCAAGCGAACTTCACAGGAGTAA
- a CDS encoding NADPH-dependent FMN reductase, with amino-acid sequence MTEPPTVVGLSGSLRDDSGTRIAVDRALAAADEAGATTEHIDLREWDLPLYDADANEAGDGPALATRIREADAAVVGTPMYHGTVASPLKTALDYCSIDDVEGTAVGLVAVAGGGFPTPALEHLRASLLALKARPLPTQVAIPDSWKQFEDGQVVDDDVADRLAMLGEAVTAEISGEAGRRVAETVTPADD; translated from the coding sequence ATGACAGAACCACCGACCGTCGTGGGGCTGAGCGGGAGCCTGCGCGACGACAGTGGTACGCGAATCGCCGTCGACCGCGCCCTCGCGGCTGCCGACGAGGCCGGTGCGACGACAGAACACATCGATCTCAGAGAGTGGGACCTGCCGCTGTACGACGCCGACGCGAACGAGGCGGGCGACGGGCCGGCGCTGGCCACACGCATCCGCGAGGCGGACGCTGCCGTCGTCGGGACGCCGATGTACCACGGGACCGTCGCGTCGCCACTGAAGACGGCGCTGGATTACTGCAGCATCGACGACGTCGAGGGTACCGCCGTCGGACTGGTTGCCGTCGCCGGTGGCGGGTTTCCAACGCCGGCGCTCGAACACCTCCGTGCGAGCCTCCTCGCGCTGAAGGCCCGGCCGCTGCCGACACAGGTCGCGATTCCTGACTCATGGAAGCAGTTCGAGGACGGCCAGGTCGTCGACGACGACGTCGCCGACCGGCTCGCGATGCTGGGTGAGGCGGTCACGGCGGAGATATCCGGCGAAGCGGGCCGGCGCGTCGCCGAAACTGTGACGCCAGCGGACGACTGA
- a CDS encoding TIGR00725 family protein, which yields MRLSVIGGSVVTEAQYEQARRVGQLIGERGHEVVCGGLSGVMEAVCEGASEAGGHTIGIVPGDDRHGANDYVQTTIATGMGNARNVLVVLNGDAVIAVDGKSGTLSELGHALDYGRPVAGLGTHHVEGLTGIEHVETPEAALEYVESSV from the coding sequence ATGCGTCTCTCGGTCATCGGCGGGTCCGTGGTCACCGAAGCACAGTACGAACAGGCACGTCGGGTCGGCCAACTCATCGGCGAACGTGGCCACGAAGTCGTCTGTGGCGGTCTCTCGGGCGTGATGGAAGCCGTCTGCGAGGGGGCCAGCGAGGCCGGCGGCCACACCATCGGCATCGTGCCGGGCGACGACCGCCACGGTGCCAACGACTACGTCCAGACGACCATCGCCACGGGGATGGGGAACGCCCGGAACGTCCTCGTGGTGCTGAACGGTGACGCGGTTATCGCCGTCGACGGAAAGAGCGGGACGCTGTCGGAACTCGGACACGCGCTCGACTACGGACGCCCGGTCGCCGGACTCGGAACCCACCACGTCGAGGGACTGACCGGTATCGAGCACGTCGAGACACCCGAAGCGGCCCTGGAGTACGTCGAGTCGAGCGTCTGA
- a CDS encoding DUF7351 domain-containing protein yields the protein MSSDEGGGPDHDSPPAAAFALFSHELRVEILFSLWAAEGHALSFSALQDRVDERDSGKFNYHLSKLVGRFVGRTDDEYELLYPGHRVIDAIRSGILHQNATVDPVALETSCVHCGDPLTFTHEDHLGRVGCLDCEDVVLAFPFDPGGTEGRSDEAVVAAFDRRTRLFWRFALAGVCPVCAGVVRAGLARATGPELSTHYTDDHPVTVAIDCEQCSFYNYPPVGVVPLSHPAVVGWLYDHGVDPRTTPAWAFEAVSDPSALTVCSEDPWDVVVPFSAGRERLRVSLDGALDLTALERRPAASNGHG from the coding sequence ATGTCCTCCGACGAGGGCGGTGGGCCCGACCACGACTCCCCACCAGCAGCAGCGTTCGCCCTGTTCAGCCACGAACTCCGCGTGGAGATCCTGTTCAGTCTCTGGGCTGCTGAGGGCCACGCGCTGTCGTTTTCGGCGCTGCAGGACCGCGTCGACGAGCGAGACAGTGGCAAGTTCAACTATCACCTCTCGAAACTGGTGGGCCGGTTCGTCGGGCGGACCGACGACGAGTACGAACTGCTCTACCCCGGTCACCGGGTCATCGACGCCATCCGTAGCGGCATCCTCCACCAGAACGCCACCGTCGACCCGGTCGCGCTCGAGACCTCCTGTGTCCACTGTGGTGACCCGCTGACCTTCACCCACGAGGACCACCTGGGTCGCGTCGGCTGTCTCGACTGTGAGGACGTCGTGCTGGCGTTCCCGTTTGACCCTGGTGGCACCGAAGGCCGCTCCGACGAGGCGGTGGTCGCCGCCTTCGACCGTCGGACCCGGTTGTTCTGGCGGTTCGCGCTCGCGGGTGTCTGTCCGGTCTGTGCCGGCGTCGTCCGGGCCGGCCTTGCCCGGGCGACCGGCCCCGAACTCTCGACTCATTACACCGACGACCACCCCGTCACCGTCGCTATTGACTGCGAGCAGTGCAGTTTCTACAACTACCCGCCAGTGGGCGTCGTCCCGTTGTCCCACCCGGCCGTCGTCGGCTGGCTCTACGACCACGGGGTCGACCCCCGGACGACGCCGGCATGGGCGTTCGAGGCCGTCAGTGACCCGAGTGCCCTCACGGTCTGCAGCGAGGATCCCTGGGACGTTGTCGTGCCGTTCTCGGCCGGTAGGGAACGCCTGCGCGTCTCCCTCGACGGCGCGCTCGACCTGACCGCGCTCGAACGACGACCGGCCGCGAGCAACGGTCACGGATGA
- a CDS encoding MaoC family dehydratase — translation MFNSVVAANRAAFAAFGVQHGEGEDVAPVDRIEPNEDLPEWHVSLSADHPDRLGVGDQSEFTKTLSENDIRQFAAASGDTNPLHLDDEFAEQTRFRGRIAHGTLVGSLISAALARLPGLTIYLSQDLEFHNPVRIGDRLTAECEIVEDLGDDQYRLTTRVVKEDTVVIDGEAVVLIDDLPN, via the coding sequence ATGTTCAACAGCGTCGTCGCGGCGAATCGGGCAGCCTTCGCCGCGTTCGGGGTCCAGCACGGGGAGGGAGAGGACGTAGCACCTGTCGACCGAATCGAACCCAACGAGGACCTGCCGGAGTGGCACGTCTCGCTGTCGGCGGACCACCCGGACCGCCTCGGCGTCGGCGACCAGTCTGAGTTCACCAAGACGCTCTCGGAGAACGACATCCGCCAGTTCGCCGCCGCCAGCGGCGACACGAACCCGCTCCACCTCGACGACGAGTTCGCGGAGCAGACCCGGTTCCGCGGGCGCATCGCCCACGGGACCCTCGTCGGGAGCCTCATCAGCGCCGCGCTGGCCCGGCTGCCCGGCCTCACCATCTACCTCTCACAGGACCTCGAGTTCCACAACCCGGTCCGCATCGGTGACCGGCTCACCGCCGAGTGTGAGATCGTCGAGGACCTCGGCGACGACCAGTACCGCCTGACGACGCGCGTCGTCAAGGAAGACACGGTGGTCATCGACGGGGAAGCCGTCGTCCTCATCGACGACCTGCCGAACTAA
- a CDS encoding NADH:flavin oxidoreductase: MTTLTDPVSLGGLSLPNRLYRAPVLECAGNGPDAVETLVRELEPSAQSGVGLVFQGASIVTDRGGCAAPNMTRVHDPSFVADLSRLTDAVHDAGGTIFVQLAHGGLRSMSTWHAEYRERHPDQRQLAVSEPPWQLRALDSAGIISLKPDVLSTAEVWDLAEQFGRVAGSVADAGYDGIHLSAANMSIVQQFLSPFYNRRDDEFADGVRFLEAIHDAVREHAGDVPLVTKVPAETVAPSFVRRYISRPEAVRIAERLADVGYDALVPVEVSTFWDMSIVRGAFPDRAWAASDLQDDYAAAFGGPVRARAVELLNRLQARRFGPRAGWNAEFCREVRERVDVPVLLEGGVRTRADCDRFLGAGDDPPAADMVGMARPFYAEPRLGARLLDGHDALCASCNNCTVPQVTGEPGRCRTPSVVREQARLEQEDAYERTKTD; the protein is encoded by the coding sequence GTGACGACCCTCACCGACCCAGTGAGCCTCGGCGGGCTGTCCCTCCCGAACCGGCTGTATCGCGCTCCCGTCCTCGAATGTGCTGGCAACGGCCCGGACGCCGTCGAGACGCTCGTGCGGGAGCTCGAACCGTCCGCCCAGTCGGGTGTTGGCCTCGTCTTTCAGGGGGCGAGCATCGTCACCGACCGGGGCGGCTGTGCCGCGCCGAACATGACCCGGGTCCACGACCCGTCGTTCGTCGCCGACCTCTCGCGGCTGACCGACGCGGTCCACGACGCCGGCGGGACAATCTTCGTCCAGCTGGCCCACGGCGGCCTCCGGAGCATGAGCACCTGGCACGCCGAGTACCGCGAGCGCCACCCCGACCAGCGCCAACTAGCGGTCTCGGAGCCGCCGTGGCAACTGCGGGCGCTGGACAGCGCGGGAATCATCTCGCTGAAACCCGACGTGCTCTCGACGGCCGAGGTGTGGGACCTGGCCGAGCAGTTCGGTCGCGTGGCCGGGTCCGTGGCCGACGCCGGCTACGACGGCATCCATCTCTCGGCGGCGAACATGAGCATCGTCCAGCAGTTCCTCTCGCCCTTCTACAACCGACGGGACGACGAGTTCGCCGACGGCGTCCGGTTCCTGGAGGCCATCCACGACGCCGTCCGCGAGCACGCGGGCGACGTCCCGCTGGTGACGAAGGTGCCGGCCGAGACCGTCGCGCCCAGTTTCGTTCGGCGGTATATCTCGCGCCCGGAGGCCGTCCGTATCGCCGAGCGCCTCGCCGACGTCGGCTACGACGCGCTCGTGCCGGTCGAGGTCTCGACGTTCTGGGACATGAGCATCGTCCGCGGGGCGTTCCCCGACCGAGCCTGGGCGGCAAGCGACCTGCAGGACGACTACGCGGCCGCGTTCGGGGGCCCGGTCCGCGCGCGAGCGGTCGAGCTGCTGAATCGACTACAGGCCCGGCGGTTCGGGCCCCGGGCTGGCTGGAACGCCGAGTTCTGTCGCGAGGTCCGCGAACGCGTCGACGTCCCGGTGTTGCTCGAGGGTGGCGTGCGGACGCGGGCAGACTGCGACCGGTTCCTGGGCGCGGGTGACGACCCGCCCGCCGCGGACATGGTCGGTATGGCCCGGCCCTTCTACGCCGAGCCGCGGCTCGGCGCTCGGCTGCTCGATGGCCACGACGCCCTCTGTGCGAGCTGTAACAACTGCACCGTCCCCCAGGTGACCGGCGAACCGGGCCGGTGCCGGACCCCCTCGGTCGTCCGAGAGCAAGCCCGGCTCGAACAGGAAGATGCCTACGAGCGAACGAAAACCGACTGA
- a CDS encoding TFIIB-type zinc ribbon-containing protein, giving the protein MSATTGRCPECQCRVEQDGHEAVCAECGLVVSEDAIDRGPEWRSFEDDETERARTGAPLIRPCSERFVTTPRCRAV; this is encoded by the coding sequence ATGAGCGCAACGACAGGACGTTGCCCGGAGTGTCAGTGCAGGGTCGAACAGGACGGTCACGAGGCAGTCTGTGCCGAGTGCGGCCTGGTGGTGAGCGAGGACGCCATCGACCGCGGTCCGGAGTGGCGGTCCTTCGAGGACGACGAGACCGAGCGCGCACGAACCGGTGCGCCGCTTATTCGACCATGCAGTGAACGGTTCGTAACCACGCCCCGATGCCGTGCCGTATAG
- a CDS encoding alpha/beta fold hydrolase yields MSGEIQSDRVAVTVDGADVDIHYRTGGEGPPLVFLHGIGLDAATVSWRHALPALAEDRTVYAPDLPGHGESDKPDRAYTTDYYLEAVDAFLDALDVERPAMAGLSMGGALALGHALDGGPVERLVLVGSYGLGRDAYWRQAASGVLQTPFFGTMLWQGLSASKPAIRTSLRSMGATEPSQQLVEDVDSAVDARTVRAMRRWQRHEFQHSGFRTDYSDRLDEIGVPTLMVHGRADPLLPTRWSRQAGEALSDAQVEIFENCGHCPPRERPERFNRAVRSFC; encoded by the coding sequence ATGAGTGGCGAGATACAGTCGGACCGCGTCGCGGTGACCGTCGACGGGGCAGACGTCGACATCCACTACCGGACCGGCGGCGAGGGGCCGCCACTGGTCTTTCTGCACGGTATCGGGCTCGACGCCGCCACGGTGTCGTGGCGACACGCGCTCCCGGCACTTGCCGAAGACCGGACCGTCTACGCGCCCGACCTCCCTGGCCACGGCGAGAGCGACAAGCCCGACCGGGCGTACACCACCGATTACTACCTCGAAGCGGTCGACGCGTTCCTCGACGCCCTCGACGTCGAGCGGCCGGCGATGGCAGGCCTCTCGATGGGTGGCGCGCTCGCACTGGGCCACGCGCTCGACGGCGGCCCGGTCGAACGGCTCGTCCTCGTGGGCAGCTACGGCCTCGGTCGGGACGCCTACTGGCGGCAGGCGGCCAGCGGCGTCCTCCAGACGCCGTTCTTCGGGACCATGCTCTGGCAGGGCCTGAGCGCCTCGAAGCCCGCCATCCGGACGAGCCTGCGGAGCATGGGCGCCACCGAGCCCTCCCAGCAGCTGGTCGAGGACGTCGACTCGGCCGTCGACGCCCGAACCGTCCGGGCGATGCGCCGCTGGCAGCGCCACGAGTTCCAGCACAGCGGGTTCAGGACCGACTACTCGGACCGGTTAGACGAGATCGGCGTCCCGACGCTGATGGTCCACGGGCGCGCGGACCCCCTGTTGCCGACGCGCTGGTCGCGACAGGCGGGCGAGGCGCTCAGCGACGCTCAGGTCGAGATATTCGAGAACTGCGGTCACTGCCCACCCCGTGAGCGCCCCGAGCGGTTCAACCGGGCAGTGCGGTCGTTCTGTTAG
- a CDS encoding poly(R)-hydroxyalkanoic acid synthase subunit PhaE, with amino-acid sequence MSDTNQMQDEWSAMVEEMNDAVVDSMEQNMKAQAAFVESWADAVEESMPEQNEVSEGLEGYNRAYEEWMDAADRMVERSADAAQGEDVDPAEFRDIWLQSANEAFKHVMSTSAFAAANGQLVESMMEMQQQADELSQDTISQLGFSTREDVDEVAERLVELERRQHAVEQKLDQILEHLE; translated from the coding sequence ATGAGTGACACAAATCAGATGCAAGACGAGTGGAGTGCGATGGTCGAAGAGATGAACGACGCGGTCGTCGATTCGATGGAGCAGAACATGAAGGCACAGGCCGCGTTCGTCGAGTCCTGGGCCGACGCCGTCGAGGAGAGCATGCCCGAACAGAACGAGGTCAGCGAGGGGCTCGAGGGGTACAACCGGGCCTACGAGGAGTGGATGGACGCCGCCGACCGGATGGTCGAGCGCTCGGCCGACGCGGCCCAGGGCGAGGACGTCGACCCCGCGGAGTTCCGCGACATCTGGCTCCAGTCGGCCAACGAGGCCTTCAAGCACGTGATGAGCACGTCCGCGTTCGCCGCGGCCAACGGCCAGCTCGTCGAGTCGATGATGGAGATGCAACAGCAGGCCGACGAGCTGAGTCAGGACACAATCTCGCAGCTGGGCTTCTCGACCCGCGAGGACGTCGACGAGGTCGCAGAACGCCTCGTCGAACTGGAACGGCGCCAGCACGCCGTCGAACAGAAGCTCGACCAGATACTCGAGCACCTGGAGTAG
- a CDS encoding MarR family transcriptional regulator, with protein MSEPYTNEDHRWNIRIAHDEILRRLVELDKPWWDPAVLHFLHHEKKMSQAEIGRAFRITQQSVQEAMDRKDVEVRVGREKSTAVGRNQTLLADYEEEAPAGLEDFI; from the coding sequence ATGAGTGAGCCGTACACCAACGAAGACCACCGTTGGAATATCCGAATCGCTCACGACGAAATCTTACGTCGCCTGGTCGAACTGGATAAGCCGTGGTGGGACCCCGCAGTATTGCACTTTCTCCACCACGAAAAGAAGATGTCGCAGGCAGAGATAGGACGAGCGTTCCGCATCACTCAGCAATCCGTGCAAGAGGCTATGGACCGCAAAGACGTGGAGGTGCGAGTTGGTCGGGAGAAATCGACCGCCGTCGGTCGCAATCAGACACTCCTCGCGGACTATGAGGAGGAGGCCCCCGCAGGACTAGAGGACTTCATCTGA